The proteins below come from a single Syntrophorhabdaceae bacterium genomic window:
- the tnpB gene encoding IS66 family insertion sequence element accessory protein TnpB (TnpB, as the term is used for proteins encoded by IS66 family insertion elements, is considered an accessory protein, since TnpC, encoded by a neighboring gene, is a DDE family transposase.), with translation MIQVTPQMRILLAVNPVDFRKGIDGLAGIVRDLTIDPMSGYLFVFRNRGSTSLKIICYDGQGFWCCQKRLSKGRFRFWPKEKEALTPMAAHELQALLWNNDPEKMDAPMWKKIG, from the coding sequence ATGATCCAGGTTACCCCTCAGATGCGGATCCTCCTTGCCGTCAACCCCGTCGACTTCAGAAAGGGGATAGACGGTCTTGCCGGGATAGTAAGGGACCTCACGATCGACCCCATGAGCGGATATCTCTTCGTCTTTCGGAACCGGGGCTCCACGTCTCTCAAAATAATCTGCTACGACGGCCAGGGCTTCTGGTGTTGCCAGAAGAGATTGTCGAAAGGAAGGTTCAGGTTCTGGCCCAAAGAAAAGGAAGCGCTCACCCCCATGGCCGCCCACGAACTCCAGGCCCTTTTATGGAACAACGACCCGGAGAAGATGGACGCCCCCATGTGGAAAAAGATAGGATAA
- a CDS encoding DUF4338 domain-containing protein: MRYCGREFTEKEVDLIARLIGTGVNRQRIARTFCEETNWRKPDGDLKEMSCKVAFLRMHRDGHIILPPPTKPANNHLKKPTPTLFAGPRSEVITSAGECAIEIAGRSTSALWNEYIDRYHYLGYTPLPGAQMRYFVKSDNEVLALLGFGAAAWKCAPRDESIGWDHETRKRNLHLVVNNARFLILPWVQSKNLASRILSLCAKRITSDWYERYHYKPVLMETFVEKERFAGTCYKASNWTRVGDTKGRGKLDIRHEHKAPVKSVWLYPLRKDFREWLRS, from the coding sequence ATGAGATACTGCGGACGGGAATTTACAGAAAAAGAAGTAGACCTCATTGCCCGTCTTATCGGCACAGGCGTGAACCGTCAAAGAATAGCCCGGACGTTCTGTGAAGAGACAAACTGGAGAAAACCCGATGGAGATCTAAAAGAGATGAGCTGCAAGGTGGCTTTCCTCAGGATGCACCGGGATGGCCACATCATATTGCCCCCGCCCACGAAGCCCGCCAACAATCATCTCAAGAAACCCACACCCACCCTTTTCGCCGGCCCCAGGTCCGAGGTTATCACCAGCGCCGGAGAGTGTGCGATAGAGATAGCCGGAAGGAGTACGAGCGCCCTCTGGAACGAATACATCGACCGGTACCATTACCTCGGATATACGCCCCTTCCCGGCGCACAGATGAGATACTTCGTCAAGTCGGACAATGAGGTCCTCGCTCTTTTAGGGTTCGGCGCCGCTGCATGGAAGTGCGCTCCCCGTGACGAGTCTATAGGCTGGGACCACGAGACAAGAAAACGGAACCTCCATCTCGTCGTGAATAACGCCCGGTTCCTTATATTGCCCTGGGTACAATCGAAGAACCTCGCCTCACGGATACTTTCCCTTTGTGCGAAACGCATTACCTCCGACTGGTATGAGCGCTATCATTACAAACCCGTTCTCATGGAGACCTTCGTGGAAAAAGAAAGGTTTGCCGGAACCTGCTACAAGGCCTCGAACTGGACCCGGGTGGGAGATACAAAAGGCAGGGGGAAACTCGATATCCGTCACGAGCATAAGGCGCCTGTAAAGAGCGTCTGGCTCTACCCCTTGAGAAAGGACTTTAGAGAATGGCTAAGAAGCTGA